TGAGGGGGCCGTGACAGGCTGGGGGCCATGGACCTGCGCATCGACGTCGTCACCCTGGCCGTGCCCGACCTGGCCGCCGCCCACGCCTTCTACGTCGACCGTCTGGGGTGGGAGCCGGCGCTCGTGGTCCCGGGCGAGGTCACGTTCCTGAGGGCCGGCCCCGGGCGCATGGTGGGCCTGTTCGGGCGGGACGACCTGGCGGCCGACATCGGCTCGGGCCAACCGCCCCCGTTCGACCTCGGCCACCTGTGCGACGACGAAACCGGGGTCGACGAGGTCACGGCCGCGCTGGTCGAGGCCGGGGCCACGGTGCGCAAGCCTCCCCAGCGGGCCGTGTGGGGCGGCTACCACGCCTACGTCGAGGCGCCCGACGGGACGGTGTGGGAGATCGCCCACAACCCCGGCTGGTCGGTCGACAGCGAGGGCAACGCCCACATCG
This region of Actinomycetota bacterium genomic DNA includes:
- a CDS encoding VOC family protein; amino-acid sequence: MDLRIDVVTLAVPDLAAAHAFYVDRLGWEPALVVPGEVTFLRAGPGRMVGLFGRDDLAADIGSGQPPPFDLGHLCDDETGVDEVTAALVEAGATVRKPPQRAVWGGYHAYVEAPDGTVWEIAHNPGWSVDSEGNAHIGPVPGA